In Siniperca chuatsi isolate FFG_IHB_CAS linkage group LG20, ASM2008510v1, whole genome shotgun sequence, the following proteins share a genomic window:
- the afap1l2 gene encoding actin filament-associated protein 1-like 2 isoform X2: MEKHKVLDQLLMELHRFLLILDKETLSGNATIQKGLLSDLLQSYKASNGADEEYIYMNKVIVTGKDKDDKDGRSDAQVPQKSLPNLPPPRAGVVGREPFPLPAVPSPACIDTSESYYEEAQPYEETFNDDGEAVSSSYESYDEEEVTRGKSPSAQHQWPSAEASIELMKDARICAFLWRKKWLGQWAKQLCVIKDHRLLCYKSSKEQTPLLDVSLSGCSVVYKEKQLKRKEHKLKIIPVGGEAIVLGLQSKEQTEQWLRVIQEISPKPTDNCDPQHSVSDSPRLICTKGELSERYSVASESSSSNDSHAETPEIKDVKKKSSAGLKFSNLMNIGKKKPSSLESPEKCVDTSGYLNVLVNSQWRTCWCLIKNGQLWFYQDKGKNKMSQPAVTLEGCSVLPDPSPEHLYSFRIDMDGTQLATLEAKTSEDMGHWLGLLLSQTGIKTDPEELTYDYVNAERISSIVSAAKTSLYFMERRYSEPNTYIDTPRSIPHNSDELYDDVASIADPEDAEESGLPDSENNSLQKHKETCSVGTEQDSESRIYLDLIPVHSFLHTSIGGKAPPAKETRHSPVPVEDQKDPSSQMKEVISSNLTEPDSTPVLNGTSSTSATSKPEQECPLTPTPPQPQTQPVKTSSQSQESPKRTSLGIPQAFISSGVQIHKGPTFQSASGLPHSPQPLRPKAHTIGCPGAVEGKLGKNRTEADLRRYIDERDRLEKEREEVRSSLANLKKERRESKEELNACQDPKQQASLEARLKQKEEACREAEHRRVEVELRLVEVKECLKKVESGPFTLGTTLDSSLQDTPTPKAATLPAPQTSSSPSSQPSNSNFTADPASPVNSASALKNRPASIMGNKGNVLQKAKEWEKKSSTYKET, from the exons TGCTGGACCAGCTCCTGATGGAGCTCCACCGCTTCCTGCTCATCCTGGACAAGGAGACCCTGAGTGGGAATGCTACCATCCAGAAGGGCTTGCTCTCCGATCTCCTCCAGTCCTACAAAGCCTCCAATG GTGCTGACGAGGAGTATATCTACATGAACAAAGTCATTGTTACCGGGAAGGACAAAGATGACAAAG ATGGCAGATCAGATGCCCAGGTCCCACAGAAGAGCCTTCCCAACCTGCCACCCCCCAGAGCA GGTGTGGTGGGTCGGGAGCCGTTCCCTTTACCTGCAGTTCCTTCTCCAGCCTGTATAGACACCTCAGAGAGTTACTATGAGGAGGCTCAGCCCTATGAGGAAACTTTCAATG ATGATGGGGAGGCAGTTAGCAGTTCATACGAGTCTTATGATGAGGAGGAAGTGACCAGAGGAAAGTCACCGTCCGCACAGCACCAGTGGCCGTCAGCGGAGGCGTCCATTGAGCTGATGAAGGACGCTCGGATCTGTGCTTTCCTGTGGAGGAAGAAGTGGCTGGGCCAGTGGGCCaaacagctgtgtgtcatcAAAGACCATCGCCTGCTG tGCTATAAGAGCTCCAAGGAGCAGACACCTCTGCTGGATGTGAGTCTGTCTGGCTGCAGTGTTGTCTACAAGGAGAAGCAGCTGAAGAGAAAAGAGCACAAGCTGAAGATCATTCCAGTGGGAGGGGAGGCCATCGTGCTGGGCCTACAGAGCAAGGAGCAGACAGAGCAGTGGCTGAGG GTGATTCAGGAGATCAGTCCCAAGCCAACTGATAACTGTGACCCCCAACACTCTGTGTCTGACTCCCCAAGGCTCATTTGTACAAAG GGAGAGCTGAGTGAGAGATACTCGGTGGCttcagagagcagcagcagcaatgacAGCCATGCTGAGACTCCCGAAATCAAAGATG TGAAGAAAAAAAGTAGTGCAGGTTTGAAGTTCAGCAACCTCATGAACATTGGCAAGAAAAAACCCTCCTCATTAGAGAGCCCCGAGAAATGTGTGGACACCTCAG GCTACCTCAACGTGTTGGTGAACAGCCAATGGCGGACCTGCTGGTGTCTTATAAAGAACGGTCAGCTATGGTTTTACCAGGacaaaggcaaaaacaaaatgagccaGCCAGCTGTGACCCTGGAGGGCTGCAGTGTTTTGCCCGACCCCAGCCCTGAGCACCTGTACTCCTTTAGGATTGACATGGACGGCACACAGCTGGCAACACTAGAG gCTAAGACGTCCGAAGACATGGGCCATTGGCTGGGCCTCTTGCTGTCACAGACAGGGATCAAGACGGACCCCGAGGAGCTGACGTACGACTACGTCAACGCTGAGAGGATCTCCAGCATCGTCAGTGCTGCCAAGACTTCCTTATA CTTTATGGAGAGGAGGTATTCAGAGCCAAACACCTACATAGACACCCCACGCTCCATTCCTCACAACTCTGACGAACTGTATGACGATGTGGCGTCAATAGCTGATCCAGAG GATGCTGAAGAGAGCGGCCTGCCAGACAGTGAAAACAACAGTCTGCAGAAACATAAGGAAACATGCTCAGTGGGAACAGAACAGGACTCTGAAAGCAGGATTTACCTGGACCTAATCCCTGTACACTCCTTCCTCCATACGTCCATTGGGGGTAAAGCGCCCCCTGCCAAAGAAACTAGACATTCGCCAGTCCCAGTAGAGGACCAGAAGGACCCCTCATCTCAAATGAAAGAG GTCATTTCATCTAACCTTACTGAGCCAGACTCAACACCGGTGTTAAATGGAACAAGTTCGACCTCTGCTACCAGCAAACCAGAACAAGAGTGCCCCCTGACTCCTACTCCACCGCAGCCACAAACTCAGCCAGTCAAGACCTCATCCCAAAGCCAGGAGAGCCCCAAGAGGACCAGCCTGGGAATCCCACAGGCCTTCATCTCCTCTGGGGTACAGATCCACAAAGGCCCAACGTTTCAGAGTGCTTCCGGGCTCCCTCACAGTCCTCAACCCCTGCGGCCCAAAGCACATACCATTG GATGTCCTGGTGCAGTCGAAGGGAAACTGGGCAAAAACCGCACAGAGGCAGACCTGCGGCGCTACATCGATGAGCGCGACCGcttggagaaagagagggaggaggtgaggagcaGTCTGGCAAAcctgaagaaggagaggagggaaagcaAAGAAGAGCTCAATGCCTGCCAAG ATCCCAAGCAGCAGGCCTCATTAGAAGCTCGTTTGAAGCAGAAGGAGGAGGCGTGTCGGGAGGCGGAGCACCGCAGGGTAGAGGTTGAGCTACGCCTGGTAGAAGTGAAGGAATGTCTGAAGAAGGTGGAGTCAGGGCCTTTCACACTGGGAACCACACTGGACAGCAGCCTCCAGGACACACCCACG CCTAAAGCAGCAACCCTGCCTGCTCCCCAGACATCATCATCGCCATCATCCCAACCCTCCAACAGCAACTTCACCGCAGACCCAGCCTCCCCAGTCAACTCTGCCTCTGCGCTAAAGAACAGACCTGCCTCCATCATGGGCAACAAAGGCAACGTCCTGCAGAAAGCTAAA GAGTGGGAGAAGAAATCCTCCACCTACAAGGAAACCTGA
- the afap1l2 gene encoding actin filament-associated protein 1-like 2 isoform X1, producing the protein MEKHKVLDQLLMELHRFLLILDKETLSGNATIQKGLLSDLLQSYKASNGADEEYIYMNKVIVTGKDKDDKDGRSDAQVPQKSLPNLPPPRAGVVGREPFPLPAVPSPACIDTSESYYEEAQPYEETFNDLDCFGLLSGPWMRVQSSDSVVYAVINRDDGEAVSSSYESYDEEEVTRGKSPSAQHQWPSAEASIELMKDARICAFLWRKKWLGQWAKQLCVIKDHRLLCYKSSKEQTPLLDVSLSGCSVVYKEKQLKRKEHKLKIIPVGGEAIVLGLQSKEQTEQWLRVIQEISPKPTDNCDPQHSVSDSPRLICTKGELSERYSVASESSSSNDSHAETPEIKDVKKKSSAGLKFSNLMNIGKKKPSSLESPEKCVDTSGYLNVLVNSQWRTCWCLIKNGQLWFYQDKGKNKMSQPAVTLEGCSVLPDPSPEHLYSFRIDMDGTQLATLEAKTSEDMGHWLGLLLSQTGIKTDPEELTYDYVNAERISSIVSAAKTSLYFMERRYSEPNTYIDTPRSIPHNSDELYDDVASIADPEDAEESGLPDSENNSLQKHKETCSVGTEQDSESRIYLDLIPVHSFLHTSIGGKAPPAKETRHSPVPVEDQKDPSSQMKEVISSNLTEPDSTPVLNGTSSTSATSKPEQECPLTPTPPQPQTQPVKTSSQSQESPKRTSLGIPQAFISSGVQIHKGPTFQSASGLPHSPQPLRPKAHTIGCPGAVEGKLGKNRTEADLRRYIDERDRLEKEREEVRSSLANLKKERRESKEELNACQDPKQQASLEARLKQKEEACREAEHRRVEVELRLVEVKECLKKVESGPFTLGTTLDSSLQDTPTPKAATLPAPQTSSSPSSQPSNSNFTADPASPVNSASALKNRPASIMGNKGNVLQKAKEWEKKSSTYKET; encoded by the exons TGCTGGACCAGCTCCTGATGGAGCTCCACCGCTTCCTGCTCATCCTGGACAAGGAGACCCTGAGTGGGAATGCTACCATCCAGAAGGGCTTGCTCTCCGATCTCCTCCAGTCCTACAAAGCCTCCAATG GTGCTGACGAGGAGTATATCTACATGAACAAAGTCATTGTTACCGGGAAGGACAAAGATGACAAAG ATGGCAGATCAGATGCCCAGGTCCCACAGAAGAGCCTTCCCAACCTGCCACCCCCCAGAGCA GGTGTGGTGGGTCGGGAGCCGTTCCCTTTACCTGCAGTTCCTTCTCCAGCCTGTATAGACACCTCAGAGAGTTACTATGAGGAGGCTCAGCCCTATGAGGAAACTTTCAATG ATCTGGACTGTTTTGGCCTCCTCTCAGGGCCCTGGATGCGAGTGCAGAGCTCTGACAGTGTGGTCTATGCTGTTATCAACAGGG ATGATGGGGAGGCAGTTAGCAGTTCATACGAGTCTTATGATGAGGAGGAAGTGACCAGAGGAAAGTCACCGTCCGCACAGCACCAGTGGCCGTCAGCGGAGGCGTCCATTGAGCTGATGAAGGACGCTCGGATCTGTGCTTTCCTGTGGAGGAAGAAGTGGCTGGGCCAGTGGGCCaaacagctgtgtgtcatcAAAGACCATCGCCTGCTG tGCTATAAGAGCTCCAAGGAGCAGACACCTCTGCTGGATGTGAGTCTGTCTGGCTGCAGTGTTGTCTACAAGGAGAAGCAGCTGAAGAGAAAAGAGCACAAGCTGAAGATCATTCCAGTGGGAGGGGAGGCCATCGTGCTGGGCCTACAGAGCAAGGAGCAGACAGAGCAGTGGCTGAGG GTGATTCAGGAGATCAGTCCCAAGCCAACTGATAACTGTGACCCCCAACACTCTGTGTCTGACTCCCCAAGGCTCATTTGTACAAAG GGAGAGCTGAGTGAGAGATACTCGGTGGCttcagagagcagcagcagcaatgacAGCCATGCTGAGACTCCCGAAATCAAAGATG TGAAGAAAAAAAGTAGTGCAGGTTTGAAGTTCAGCAACCTCATGAACATTGGCAAGAAAAAACCCTCCTCATTAGAGAGCCCCGAGAAATGTGTGGACACCTCAG GCTACCTCAACGTGTTGGTGAACAGCCAATGGCGGACCTGCTGGTGTCTTATAAAGAACGGTCAGCTATGGTTTTACCAGGacaaaggcaaaaacaaaatgagccaGCCAGCTGTGACCCTGGAGGGCTGCAGTGTTTTGCCCGACCCCAGCCCTGAGCACCTGTACTCCTTTAGGATTGACATGGACGGCACACAGCTGGCAACACTAGAG gCTAAGACGTCCGAAGACATGGGCCATTGGCTGGGCCTCTTGCTGTCACAGACAGGGATCAAGACGGACCCCGAGGAGCTGACGTACGACTACGTCAACGCTGAGAGGATCTCCAGCATCGTCAGTGCTGCCAAGACTTCCTTATA CTTTATGGAGAGGAGGTATTCAGAGCCAAACACCTACATAGACACCCCACGCTCCATTCCTCACAACTCTGACGAACTGTATGACGATGTGGCGTCAATAGCTGATCCAGAG GATGCTGAAGAGAGCGGCCTGCCAGACAGTGAAAACAACAGTCTGCAGAAACATAAGGAAACATGCTCAGTGGGAACAGAACAGGACTCTGAAAGCAGGATTTACCTGGACCTAATCCCTGTACACTCCTTCCTCCATACGTCCATTGGGGGTAAAGCGCCCCCTGCCAAAGAAACTAGACATTCGCCAGTCCCAGTAGAGGACCAGAAGGACCCCTCATCTCAAATGAAAGAG GTCATTTCATCTAACCTTACTGAGCCAGACTCAACACCGGTGTTAAATGGAACAAGTTCGACCTCTGCTACCAGCAAACCAGAACAAGAGTGCCCCCTGACTCCTACTCCACCGCAGCCACAAACTCAGCCAGTCAAGACCTCATCCCAAAGCCAGGAGAGCCCCAAGAGGACCAGCCTGGGAATCCCACAGGCCTTCATCTCCTCTGGGGTACAGATCCACAAAGGCCCAACGTTTCAGAGTGCTTCCGGGCTCCCTCACAGTCCTCAACCCCTGCGGCCCAAAGCACATACCATTG GATGTCCTGGTGCAGTCGAAGGGAAACTGGGCAAAAACCGCACAGAGGCAGACCTGCGGCGCTACATCGATGAGCGCGACCGcttggagaaagagagggaggaggtgaggagcaGTCTGGCAAAcctgaagaaggagaggagggaaagcaAAGAAGAGCTCAATGCCTGCCAAG ATCCCAAGCAGCAGGCCTCATTAGAAGCTCGTTTGAAGCAGAAGGAGGAGGCGTGTCGGGAGGCGGAGCACCGCAGGGTAGAGGTTGAGCTACGCCTGGTAGAAGTGAAGGAATGTCTGAAGAAGGTGGAGTCAGGGCCTTTCACACTGGGAACCACACTGGACAGCAGCCTCCAGGACACACCCACG CCTAAAGCAGCAACCCTGCCTGCTCCCCAGACATCATCATCGCCATCATCCCAACCCTCCAACAGCAACTTCACCGCAGACCCAGCCTCCCCAGTCAACTCTGCCTCTGCGCTAAAGAACAGACCTGCCTCCATCATGGGCAACAAAGGCAACGTCCTGCAGAAAGCTAAA GAGTGGGAGAAGAAATCCTCCACCTACAAGGAAACCTGA
- the LOC122867215 gene encoding kelch repeat and BTB domain-containing protein 13, giving the protein MEVPEGLGVNQDIHAENATLDLEHREHHAGWVRVRVEESWFTVERALLATCSNYFCALFHSGMIESHQDELYLKGGVHARGFLIALAVCRGEVPTISDPDELVDAVECAAFLQVACLVQHLSDIIDSDNCLLLYHAASIFGVHILFHNAALFLCDAFDDLKEAAVSTIPEDLLQYSQSLSPASYIAIGTHSPSMELLHDSFRIVCYLDEKEGEWKHLTNLPTHCSTSMAGVAVLDNRLYIVGGVYGYGKDTVDSSFCYHPESGVWTALPGPQQPRYDFTLLGHEGQLYAIGGEFQKRIISTAESYNIEKGEWTFIQHAPRPVASAACAVARRRIFVCFWKPPDTTDIYEYIPVKDEWKLATTMIKPQSYGHCMVAHRDNLYVMRNGPCDDFLRCLMDCYNITTGQWTAMPGHYINSKGALFTAMIRGDSVFTVKHMLTLEYTITGNGWKPRRQMKGFPKSGSLWTCLLRLPKTGPVTPQLDTEGKEEEMSLPDPSEGFVDAIPQL; this is encoded by the coding sequence ATGGAAGTGCCTGAAGGCCTGGGAGTCAACCAGGATATTCATGCCGAGAATGCGACCCTTGATCTGGAGCACAGAGAGCACCATGCGGGCTGGGTGAGAGTGCGGGTAGAGGAGAGCTGGTTCACTGTGGAGCGGGCCTTGTTAGCGACGTGCAGCAACTACTTCTGTGCTCTCTTTCATTCTGGGATGATAGAAAGTCACCAGGACGAGCTCTACCTGAAGGGAGGAGTGCATGCAAGGGGTTTCCTCATTGCCCTTGCTGTCTGCAGGGGAGAGGTCCCCACTATCAGTGACCCGGATGAGCTTGTAGACGCTGTAGAGTGTGCTGCTTTCCTGCAGGTTGCGTGTTTGGTGCAGCATCTTAGTGACATTATTGACTCAGACAACTGTCTCTTGCTTTACCATGCAGCCTCCATCTTTGGGGTGCATATACTCTTTCACAATGCTGCTCTCTTCCTTTGTGATGCTTTTGATGATTTGAAGGAAGCAGCAGTGAGTACAATTCCTGAAGACCTTCTTCAATATTCTCAATCATTGTCTCCTGCTTCTTATATTGCTATAGGCACACACTCTCCTTCAATGGAACTGCTACATGACTCCTTTAGGATTGTTTGCTATCTTGATGAAAAAGAGGGCGAGTGGAAGCATCTGACAAACCTCCCAACTCACTGTAGCACCTCCATGGCTGGAGTGGCAGTGCTTGACAATCGCTTGTACATTGTGGGGGGAGTTTACGGTTATGGTAAGGACACAGTCGACAGCAGCTTCTGCTACCACCCTGAGTCAGGTGTTTGGACTGCTCTTCCAGGTCCCCAGCAACCAAGATATGACTTCACCCTGCTGGGGCACGAGGGGCAACTCTACGCAATTGGCGGCGAATTCCAAAAACGGATAATTTCCACAGCAGAGAGTTACAACATTGAGAAGGGAGAGTGGACATTTATACAACACGCACCAAGACCTGTAGCATCCGCAGCTTGTGCTGTTGCAAGACGGCGGATATTTGTTTGCTTCTGGAAACCACCAGACACCACAGATATCTATGAATACATACCAGTGAAAGACGAGTGGAAACTTGCAACCACCATGATTAAACCTCAAAGCTATGGCCACTGTATGGTAGCCCACAGGGACAATTTGTATGTGATGCGCAACGGGCCTTGTGACGACTTTCTGCGCTGTCTCATGGACTGCTACAACATCACGACAGGCCAGTGGACAGCCATGCCCGGACACTACATAAACAGCAAGGGGGCGCTGTTTACTGCAATGATAAGGGGCGACTCCGTGTTCACAGTGAAACACATGCTAACTCTTGAATACACCATCACTGGAAATGGATGGAAACCCCGTAGGCAGATGAAGGGATTTCCAAAGAGTGGTTCACTGTGGACGTGTTTACTCAGGCTTCCCAAGACGGGACCAGTTACACCACAGCTGGATACAGaagggaaggaagaagaaatgtCTTTGCCAGACCCATCTGAGGGATTTGTGGACGCTATACCACAACTGTGA